In Desulfovibrio inopinatus DSM 10711, the following are encoded in one genomic region:
- a CDS encoding cupin domain-containing protein has translation MEIRNTIHALETAAISTTTGIAHVADLQWKPHPVFPGVMMKTLLSSEKTGGDLSCHLVKVAPESCLETHIHEQQQELHHVVAGSADAEVDGRHVRYTPGNLSVIATGTPHRVLAGTDGLLLLAIFTPAAV, from the coding sequence ATGGAGATCAGAAACACCATTCACGCATTGGAAACGGCTGCCATTTCGACGACGACCGGGATAGCTCACGTTGCGGATCTACAGTGGAAGCCGCATCCCGTCTTTCCTGGAGTGATGATGAAGACGCTGTTGTCATCGGAGAAAACAGGAGGGGACTTGAGTTGTCATTTGGTCAAGGTTGCTCCGGAGAGTTGCTTGGAAACTCATATTCATGAGCAGCAACAGGAATTGCATCACGTGGTTGCGGGGAGCGCCGATGCCGAAGTCGATGGACGCCACGTTCGCTATACCCCTGGTAATCTGAGTGTCATCGCCACAGGTACTCCCCACCGTGTCCTTGCAGGAACCGACGGGCTGCTGTTGCTGGCGATTTTCACACCGGCTGCAGTGTAA
- a CDS encoding AraC family transcriptional regulator: MATEPKLLLDETTYPGVAVVHAVGMRADVLMHTHRKWVVGVCLAGERYIEFGSQRIAVYPGQIFVLAPHTPHRCQYHGESICLCIDPNMFSNVAKASVPLDGISFQNGVFFESLAGLCSPQNRFDAISECLCLFAVHYAHLHREFFPIRYHPAVMAGIHLVHERAGERLTLDDLAAAGGFSRFYFQRLFKREIGVTPVQYLQRHRTRLVARALQAGIGAAEAAHEAGFADQSHMIRTFRDYVGISPRKFLLNNPSGGVP; this comes from the coding sequence ATGGCTACAGAACCGAAGCTATTGCTTGACGAGACGACATATCCTGGTGTTGCCGTTGTGCATGCCGTCGGGATGCGTGCCGATGTTCTTATGCATACACATCGAAAATGGGTCGTTGGCGTGTGTCTCGCTGGCGAGCGGTACATTGAGTTTGGTTCTCAGCGTATTGCGGTGTATCCAGGACAAATTTTTGTCCTCGCCCCGCATACACCACACCGCTGCCAATATCATGGAGAAAGCATCTGTTTATGCATAGATCCCAATATGTTCTCCAATGTGGCGAAAGCTTCGGTGCCGTTGGATGGGATTTCATTCCAAAACGGTGTTTTTTTTGAGAGCCTGGCCGGCCTTTGCTCTCCGCAAAATCGATTCGACGCGATATCAGAGTGCCTTTGTCTTTTTGCAGTGCATTATGCACATTTGCACCGGGAATTTTTTCCGATTCGATATCATCCCGCCGTTATGGCAGGGATACATCTCGTCCATGAACGCGCAGGCGAGCGGTTAACGCTTGACGATTTGGCTGCGGCAGGGGGATTCAGTCGGTTTTATTTTCAACGACTTTTTAAAAGAGAAATAGGGGTGACCCCGGTACAGTATCTTCAACGCCACCGAACCCGTCTTGTTGCACGTGCACTTCAGGCCGGTATAGGGGCTGCAGAAGCAGCTCATGAAGCAGGTTTTGCCGATCAAAGCCACATGATTCGTACCTTTCGGGATTACGTCGGTATCTCTCCAAGGAAGTTTTTATTGAATAATCCCTCTGGTGGGGTGCCATGA
- a CDS encoding outer membrane homotrimeric porin, producing MKRIIMLATLAAFVLGMFGVASAATEVRMVGDARISANWYSNYQFTGWNRAGTQTVDPVTIWERFRVRADFIANEALKFRLGLKVEDVWGGGTFTADNSAVSLRVYQAFLQFKWPDTDIEITAGYQPLSLPQSSFFNGSVVFDSDAAALVVSSPLVADTLAIKAGFIRFLDNGQTDATTTQVADEFDAYFLALPITLDGVTIVPWGTVAVAGINGNYGAFEDGNAAGLASAGTFMVPPTGWDNNQNIYWWVGGAFEVDALDPIKLYADVIYGEGNPTDRGKSKRWGWFVDGAVEYTGLDMLTPQLSAWWSSGEDGSTRNGSERMPYLVPSWNASTSFLFDGGQQFKNGTVDVNPIGSWGITASLNDISFVEDLTSRITFTYARGTNSKTALRDANLVLGTNNFFIMGKDLTVDEYVLGLSFDHQYMIYENLALIAETGWAHGEFDKDVWGRRFYNEANDMWKVSLGLKYQF from the coding sequence ATGAAACGCATTATCATGCTCGCCACCTTGGCTGCCTTCGTGCTTGGCATGTTCGGCGTTGCCAGCGCGGCTACTGAAGTCCGCATGGTCGGTGATGCCCGCATCAGCGCCAACTGGTACTCGAACTATCAGTTCACCGGCTGGAACCGTGCAGGTACTCAGACCGTTGACCCCGTCACCATTTGGGAACGTTTTCGCGTCCGCGCTGACTTCATCGCCAACGAAGCCCTGAAGTTCCGCTTGGGCCTCAAGGTTGAAGACGTTTGGGGTGGTGGCACCTTCACCGCTGACAACTCGGCTGTTTCCTTGCGTGTTTACCAGGCTTTCCTGCAGTTCAAATGGCCTGACACCGATATCGAAATCACCGCTGGTTATCAGCCCCTGAGCCTGCCCCAGAGCTCCTTCTTCAACGGTTCCGTTGTGTTCGACTCTGATGCTGCTGCTCTGGTTGTTTCCTCGCCCCTGGTTGCTGACACCCTGGCCATCAAAGCTGGTTTCATCCGCTTCCTGGACAATGGTCAGACCGACGCTACCACCACTCAGGTTGCTGACGAATTTGACGCTTACTTCCTGGCTCTGCCCATCACCCTTGATGGCGTGACCATCGTGCCTTGGGGCACCGTCGCCGTTGCCGGTATCAATGGTAACTACGGCGCTTTCGAAGATGGCAACGCTGCTGGCCTGGCTTCTGCTGGTACCTTCATGGTTCCTCCCACTGGCTGGGACAACAACCAGAATATTTACTGGTGGGTTGGCGGTGCGTTCGAAGTTGACGCTCTTGATCCCATCAAGTTGTACGCTGACGTCATTTACGGTGAAGGCAATCCCACTGACCGTGGCAAGAGCAAACGTTGGGGTTGGTTCGTCGACGGTGCTGTTGAATACACCGGCCTCGACATGCTGACTCCTCAGTTGTCCGCCTGGTGGAGCTCCGGTGAAGACGGAAGCACCCGCAACGGTTCCGAACGTATGCCTTACCTCGTTCCTTCCTGGAACGCCTCGACCTCCTTCCTGTTCGACGGTGGCCAGCAGTTCAAGAATGGCACGGTTGACGTCAATCCCATCGGTAGCTGGGGTATCACGGCTTCTTTGAACGACATTTCCTTCGTCGAAGACCTGACCTCCCGCATCACCTTCACCTACGCTCGCGGCACCAACTCCAAGACCGCTCTGCGTGATGCCAACCTCGTGCTCGGCACCAACAACTTCTTCATCATGGGCAAGGACCTCACCGTTGACGAATACGTCCTCGGTCTGTCCTTCGACCATCAGTACATGATTTACGAAAACCTGGCCCTTATCGCTGAAACCGGTTGGGCTCACGGTGAATTCGACAAAGACGTTTGGGGACGCCGCTTCTACAATGAAGCCAACGACATGTGGAAGGTCTCCCTCGGTCTGAAATACCAGTTCTAG
- the tsaA gene encoding tRNA (N6-threonylcarbamoyladenosine(37)-N6)-methyltransferase TrmO → MSETDSNIVFSPIGFVESPHVKLEGMPIQPRGAKGIQGRLILDPELAQGLHDLDGFSHIIVLYYFHKSEGYDLLVKPFLDTATHGVFATRAPRRPNPLGLSILRVIDVTDNIVTVEDIDIHNGTPIIDIKPYVAAFDDCKADCFGWMDGKKEEVREARSDSRFVSPQE, encoded by the coding sequence ATGTCCGAGACAGACTCGAACATTGTTTTTTCCCCCATTGGTTTTGTCGAATCACCCCATGTCAAACTTGAAGGTATGCCTATTCAACCACGCGGAGCCAAGGGAATTCAGGGACGTCTGATTCTCGATCCCGAGCTCGCTCAAGGATTGCATGATCTCGACGGATTTTCTCATATCATTGTTTTATATTACTTTCATAAATCGGAAGGTTATGATCTTCTTGTCAAACCCTTCCTCGACACCGCGACACATGGCGTCTTTGCAACTCGAGCTCCCCGTCGCCCCAATCCATTGGGTTTGTCCATCCTGCGTGTGATTGATGTCACCGATAATATCGTCACGGTTGAAGATATTGACATTCACAACGGTACGCCCATCATCGACATCAAACCGTATGTTGCGGCTTTTGACGATTGTAAAGCCGATTGTTTCGGATGGATGGATGGGAAAAAAGAAGAGGTTCGCGAAGCGCGAAGCGACTCTCGATTCGTCAGCCCACAGGAATAG
- a CDS encoding class I SAM-dependent methyltransferase → MDDKPIGAGKSSFDLVDAEILFSALRIGSGMTLLDLGCGKGNYALAAWERLGETGRIYAVDLWKEGVDALRSVITIQNINAIRPIWADASKELPLEDESVDICLLGTVYHDLVQAGSHKAVLAEIRRVLKPEGRLGLVEFKLLEGPPGPPLSVRVGPDELAQHTAGFGFVPEKTLDLGPYVYVSIFRRS, encoded by the coding sequence ATGGATGATAAACCGATAGGCGCAGGAAAGAGCAGCTTTGATTTGGTCGATGCCGAGATACTTTTTTCGGCGTTACGCATCGGGTCAGGAATGACTTTGCTCGATTTGGGCTGTGGGAAAGGCAACTATGCATTGGCTGCATGGGAACGACTTGGAGAGACGGGTCGAATCTATGCTGTCGATTTATGGAAAGAAGGTGTGGATGCCCTACGTTCTGTCATCACCATACAGAACATCAACGCAATTCGCCCGATATGGGCCGATGCATCAAAAGAATTGCCGTTGGAGGATGAAAGCGTTGATATCTGTCTTTTGGGCACGGTGTACCACGATCTTGTGCAGGCGGGCAGCCATAAAGCCGTGCTTGCCGAAATACGTCGAGTCCTCAAACCGGAGGGACGTTTAGGGTTAGTGGAATTTAAACTTCTTGAAGGCCCTCCTGGCCCGCCCCTCTCTGTTCGTGTCGGTCCTGACGAGCTTGCCCAGCACACCGCCGGATTTGGGTTTGTTCCAGAAAAAACACTGGATTTAGGCCCGTATGTATATGTAAGTATCTTTCGTCGATCATAG
- a CDS encoding chemotaxis protein CheB, translating to MPRDDTKGITAQEFSSSENTPSDNTNDEHRADQPVNIPVIGVGASAGGLESLEVLFSNISPGLGAAFVVVTHMAPDQKSILSQILAKSIALPVSQAKDGQIPEADHVYILAPNNDISLENGCLRVTPRDGTEDIRHPIDFFFRSLAKAMAERAICIILSGTGSDGSLGLKEVKAAGGIVLVQEPEDARYDGMPRSALATGVTDAVLPARDMAVALSGVLNSSMLAMETDEDSLPENSVRLLDQILHRIRMSTGHDFSAYKLSTIVRRVDKRIRIAGCDSFEGYLELLDKTPEELDAVFRDLLIHVTSFFRDKDAFAFVEKDVIPALFRNKSPNEPVRVWVAGASTGEEAYSIALLIREYMDKTGAEGPVQIFATDVDKNAIELARGGQYSASIAADIPEERLRAWFQFHNGMYVVKPILREMVIFARHDMLEDPPFSKLDLICCRNVLIYLKIKAQQRLLSLFYTSLLPQGVLFLGPAESTGQNELLYVPVNKKWKIFRRNENARRPPVAVSMQPRWLSPMAERIDRVVRPQNDPGRLLERHLVKAYAPSAVIIDEHMDVLSYSGDTQEYLVDPEGEPTTNIIKKARRALKARLHNTIKEVMSTDQGSRFSVLRPSCQAKSGVTVIVTSLAVKPPSRRLFSVVFEPMSMASEKDDSKREEGQKECVQDMNAVVLELEEELVLAGEQLQNTVEELEAANEELKSSNEELMSMNEELQSSNEELETSKEELQALNEELITVNAEMGNKVDELQVANEDIENLLRSTNMATVFVDRHMVIRRFTPAAASVFHFIATDVGRPLSDIVSTVDFPEIVQACQNILGGAASKEFELEAKDATFFAARFFPYQTLNGSVEGVVLTFVDITLLKLAEHRLETERFLLDRAVQATGLGILEHAIPYETGHLNISAQWCAILGIEQENIPSVEEYAAWFTELIHPDDMSKVEHAMAQFVAADVETIHLVIRLRHASGEWIFVQWFAYALKRDSDRRPTQVVETLMDITEIKSIEAELRKHKTNLELLVRERTQDVCEREELLSSVLRNYAGGSVNVLDRDLRYVFTDGLELNRLGMNRDEIIGKTHEEVFGKALSDFILPYYMRAFAGETVECEAEYADSVYLWTASPFLVGTSETIDRIVVVSKNITEIKEKERQLEEARQHVFNILEMTTDAFFEVDRDFNFLYINEKGRKVFHITGEDVRGRNMWELFPEAEHSIFHEHYNRALRDQVVVEFEAYFEPFKTWYEFHLYPTSKSLSVYFRVIDDRKEVERTLRDAKEKAEAANRAKTEFLANMSHEIRTPLSGMLGMLQVLGLSELDKRQKELVQVATSSGKTLIHIINDILDLSRVEAGRLIVEEEPTDIRSIVTDVMKLFQVQATEGGNDIQADIDSSVPAEVQCGSTPLRQILFNLVGNAVKFTHNGKVVIRARLAPGDRPHQAALHLSVADTGIGIPQDKLETVFEPFAQVDGSQRRSFSGSGLGLSIVKRFSERMGGSVHIESVEDVGTTVSVVIPVGIGHPEKAGATAQPTGEVGEQRQRVSILLADDDEVGRFAVGRLLEEMGYAVYVASDGIEALDVLRRQKVDLVLMDIQMPEMDGIEATKRIRHDQEFEHIRQLPILALTAFAMSGDKEKILAAGLDDYLAKPVELEDLIAAMERALRGRRRQILPR from the coding sequence ATGCCGCGCGATGATACAAAAGGCATAACGGCGCAAGAGTTTTCTTCTTCCGAGAATACGCCATCGGACAACACGAACGATGAGCACAGGGCCGACCAGCCCGTGAATATTCCTGTTATTGGTGTTGGTGCGTCTGCCGGAGGCCTCGAGTCCTTGGAAGTATTGTTTTCAAATATTTCCCCTGGACTTGGGGCGGCATTTGTTGTGGTGACGCATATGGCGCCGGATCAGAAGAGTATTTTGAGCCAGATTCTCGCCAAATCCATTGCCTTACCGGTTAGTCAGGCGAAAGATGGCCAAATTCCCGAAGCCGACCACGTCTATATCCTTGCTCCCAACAATGACATTTCCCTTGAGAACGGTTGCCTTCGCGTTACCCCGCGTGATGGAACCGAAGATATTCGCCATCCGATTGATTTCTTTTTCCGTTCATTGGCCAAGGCGATGGCTGAGAGAGCAATATGTATCATTCTATCCGGAACGGGCTCGGATGGCTCTTTAGGACTCAAGGAGGTTAAAGCGGCGGGTGGTATCGTTTTGGTGCAGGAACCAGAAGACGCTCGTTACGACGGCATGCCACGAAGCGCGCTTGCTACGGGGGTAACCGATGCAGTTTTGCCTGCCCGTGATATGGCCGTTGCACTGAGTGGGGTTCTTAACAGCTCCATGCTCGCCATGGAAACGGACGAGGATTCGTTACCTGAGAATTCCGTTCGTCTTCTTGATCAGATTCTGCATCGAATTCGTATGAGCACAGGACATGACTTCAGCGCCTACAAACTCAGCACAATCGTTCGCCGGGTCGATAAGCGTATTCGCATTGCCGGGTGTGATTCGTTTGAAGGGTATCTTGAATTACTCGACAAGACTCCTGAAGAACTTGATGCCGTTTTTCGTGATTTGCTTATTCACGTAACAAGTTTTTTTCGAGACAAAGATGCCTTTGCGTTTGTGGAAAAAGATGTGATCCCTGCTCTTTTTCGCAATAAATCCCCCAATGAGCCCGTGCGTGTGTGGGTGGCTGGCGCATCCACAGGAGAAGAAGCCTATTCCATCGCGCTGCTCATCCGTGAATATATGGATAAGACAGGCGCGGAAGGTCCGGTCCAGATTTTTGCGACAGATGTTGACAAGAATGCTATCGAGCTGGCCAGAGGAGGGCAGTATTCAGCCAGTATTGCCGCTGATATTCCAGAAGAACGTCTTCGAGCATGGTTTCAGTTCCATAATGGTATGTATGTCGTCAAACCGATTTTACGCGAAATGGTTATTTTTGCCCGGCACGACATGCTGGAAGACCCTCCCTTTTCCAAACTGGACCTCATTTGTTGCCGCAATGTTTTAATTTATCTCAAAATTAAAGCACAGCAGCGCCTTCTTTCGTTGTTCTATACATCCCTTCTTCCACAAGGTGTTCTTTTCCTTGGACCGGCGGAGTCCACAGGACAAAATGAACTGTTATATGTTCCGGTGAATAAAAAGTGGAAGATATTTAGACGCAATGAAAACGCGCGTAGGCCTCCGGTTGCTGTCTCTATGCAACCACGCTGGTTGTCTCCAATGGCGGAGCGCATAGACCGTGTGGTGAGACCACAAAATGATCCGGGGCGCCTGCTTGAGCGTCATCTCGTCAAAGCCTACGCCCCTTCTGCCGTTATCATTGATGAGCATATGGATGTATTATCCTATTCCGGCGATACACAAGAATATCTTGTTGATCCGGAAGGCGAGCCCACAACCAATATCATAAAAAAGGCGAGGCGAGCACTCAAAGCGCGTTTACACAATACGATCAAGGAGGTCATGTCGACGGACCAAGGTTCCCGGTTCTCTGTTCTGCGTCCTTCATGCCAAGCGAAATCGGGAGTGACCGTTATCGTCACCTCTCTCGCCGTCAAACCGCCTTCACGACGTCTTTTTAGTGTTGTCTTTGAGCCGATGTCTATGGCGTCGGAAAAAGACGACAGCAAGCGTGAGGAAGGGCAAAAAGAATGCGTTCAGGACATGAATGCGGTTGTGCTGGAATTGGAAGAAGAACTGGTTCTGGCAGGAGAGCAGCTCCAGAACACCGTGGAGGAACTTGAGGCAGCCAATGAAGAGCTCAAGTCTTCCAATGAAGAACTCATGTCCATGAATGAGGAATTGCAGTCTTCCAATGAAGAGCTTGAGACATCGAAAGAAGAATTGCAGGCTCTGAATGAGGAGCTCATTACAGTCAACGCTGAGATGGGCAACAAAGTCGATGAATTACAAGTTGCTAATGAGGACATTGAAAACCTGTTGCGGAGTACGAACATGGCAACGGTTTTCGTGGACAGACATATGGTGATTCGTCGATTCACGCCAGCAGCAGCTTCGGTTTTTCATTTCATTGCGACGGATGTTGGTCGGCCGCTGTCAGATATTGTCAGCACAGTAGATTTTCCCGAGATCGTTCAAGCGTGTCAAAATATTCTTGGAGGAGCTGCAAGCAAAGAGTTTGAGCTGGAAGCCAAAGACGCCACCTTCTTCGCAGCACGATTTTTTCCGTACCAAACATTAAACGGCTCCGTTGAAGGAGTGGTCTTGACCTTCGTCGACATCACCTTGCTGAAGTTGGCCGAGCATCGGCTTGAGACGGAGCGGTTTTTGCTTGATCGGGCAGTTCAAGCCACAGGATTGGGAATTCTTGAGCATGCCATTCCCTATGAAACCGGGCATCTGAATATTTCTGCTCAATGGTGTGCAATCTTGGGGATTGAACAAGAAAATATACCGTCTGTTGAAGAATATGCGGCCTGGTTTACGGAGCTTATTCACCCGGATGATATGAGTAAGGTTGAGCATGCCATGGCACAATTTGTCGCGGCAGATGTTGAAACAATACATTTGGTGATTCGTTTACGTCATGCTTCCGGAGAGTGGATTTTTGTTCAGTGGTTTGCTTATGCCTTAAAGCGAGACAGTGATAGGCGGCCGACCCAGGTGGTCGAGACGCTCATGGATATTACTGAGATTAAATCCATTGAAGCTGAATTGCGAAAACATAAAACCAACCTTGAACTCTTGGTACGCGAGCGAACTCAGGATGTGTGTGAGCGTGAGGAATTGCTATCCTCTGTTTTGCGGAACTATGCTGGAGGGTCGGTGAATGTTCTGGATCGGGATTTGCGATATGTCTTTACCGATGGCCTGGAACTCAATCGGCTCGGTATGAACCGAGATGAAATCATCGGGAAAACACATGAAGAGGTCTTTGGAAAAGCCCTCAGTGACTTTATACTGCCCTATTACATGCGAGCTTTTGCCGGCGAAACCGTGGAATGTGAAGCTGAATATGCCGACAGTGTCTACCTGTGGACAGCGTCTCCCTTTCTTGTTGGGACGTCTGAGACTATTGATCGCATTGTCGTTGTGTCCAAGAATATCACTGAAATCAAGGAAAAAGAACGACAACTTGAAGAAGCTCGCCAACATGTTTTCAATATACTGGAGATGACGACCGATGCGTTCTTTGAAGTCGATCGTGACTTTAATTTCTTGTATATCAATGAAAAGGGGAGAAAGGTCTTTCATATCACCGGAGAAGATGTGCGTGGCAGGAATATGTGGGAACTGTTTCCGGAAGCCGAGCATTCAATTTTCCATGAGCATTATAATCGCGCTCTGCGGGATCAAGTCGTTGTGGAGTTCGAAGCTTATTTCGAACCGTTCAAGACGTGGTATGAATTTCATCTTTATCCGACTTCCAAGAGTCTGTCCGTTTATTTCCGTGTTATTGACGACCGAAAGGAAGTGGAAAGAACCCTGCGCGATGCAAAAGAAAAAGCCGAAGCCGCAAATCGAGCTAAAACCGAATTTTTGGCCAACATGAGTCACGAAATACGCACTCCTCTCAGCGGTATGCTCGGGATGTTACAGGTTTTGGGATTGAGTGAGCTTGATAAAAGACAAAAAGAGCTTGTTCAGGTCGCGACGAGCTCAGGGAAAACGCTCATTCATATTATAAACGATATTCTTGATTTATCTCGAGTAGAGGCTGGTCGGCTTATCGTTGAAGAAGAACCAACCGATATCCGCTCGATTGTGACTGACGTCATGAAACTCTTTCAGGTTCAAGCTACCGAGGGTGGCAATGACATACAGGCCGATATCGATTCGTCGGTTCCTGCGGAAGTTCAGTGTGGCTCCACCCCCCTACGTCAAATTCTCTTCAACCTCGTTGGCAACGCCGTTAAATTTACCCACAACGGAAAGGTCGTGATACGTGCACGGTTGGCTCCGGGGGATAGACCACATCAGGCAGCCTTACATTTATCCGTTGCAGATACAGGAATCGGTATTCCCCAGGACAAGCTGGAAACTGTCTTTGAGCCGTTTGCACAGGTCGACGGAAGCCAACGACGGTCATTCTCTGGGTCTGGATTGGGATTGAGTATTGTCAAACGGTTTTCTGAACGAATGGGCGGAAGCGTTCATATCGAGAGCGTGGAAGATGTCGGAACAACCGTTTCGGTGGTTATCCCCGTCGGTATTGGACATCCGGAAAAAGCTGGTGCCACAGCACAGCCTACGGGAGAAGTTGGGGAACAGCGTCAGAGAGTTTCCATTCTTTTGGCAGACGATGATGAAGTTGGGCGCTTTGCTGTAGGGCGTTTGTTGGAAGAGATGGGATATGCCGTGTATGTTGCCTCGGACGGCATTGAGGCTCTTGACGTTTTACGGCGCCAGAAAGTGGATCTTGTGCTGATGGATATTCAAATGCCGGAAATGGATGGGATCGAAGCGACCAAGCGCATTAGGCATGATCAGGAGTTCGAGCACATCCGGCAGCTTCCTATTCTGGCGCTGACAGCATTTGCCATGTCTGGAGATAAGGAAAAAATACTGGCAGCCGGACTTGATGATTATCTGGCGAAACCGGTTGAACTTGAAGATCTCATTGCAGCCATGGAACGAGCGCTTCGCGGCCGTCGGCGTCAGATTCTTCCACGTTGA
- a CDS encoding glutamine synthetase III, with protein MSGIKARLNAISAVINYKPAHAPLNFNETTPTEVFGCNVFSDKVMRDRLPKAVYKSLKKTINLGEKLDPNVADVVANAMKDWAIEQGATHFTHVFYPLTGLTAEKHDSFLVPDGKGGALAEFSGKLLIQGEPDASSFPSGGLRTTFEARGYTAWDVTSPAFILENPNGTFLCIPTAFVSWTGEALDKKTPLLRSLQSLNTQAKRILKLFGTETKLPVTCYAGPEQEYFLIDRNFIFSRPDLLIAGRSLFGAPSAKGQEFDDQYFGVTPRRVLAFMMDVERELYKLGVPVKTRHNEVAPSQFEIAPLYEAGNLATDHNQLLMTTLRTVAKRYGMVCLLHEKPFAGINGSGKHLNYSIGNADLGSLFDPGESPHENAQFLVFCSAVIRAVHKYGALLRATVASASNDHRLGANEAPPAIMSIYLGEQLADVFEQIKSGKVSGSKTKGVMSVGVDTLPPLPMDPGDRNRTSPFAFTGNRFEFRAVGSTASIAGPQVAINTILAESLDYIATELETATGGDSSKLNEAVQAIIKKIMDEHDAIIFNGDGYSQEWHAEAEKRGLPNLRTTPDALPVLTSSEVVELFGKYNVLSGAELASRQEIYLEQYSMVIKTEANLTLRMAKTIIFPAAMRYQGELARTCQNLKNIGQDFKTTTLDEVTAKLRDLQDKVAALETVMEHSADDALDEAKHLCEKALPAMLDVRAVADSLEAIVADDLWSLPSYQEMLFIR; from the coding sequence ATGAGCGGAATCAAGGCGCGGCTCAACGCCATCTCGGCCGTCATCAACTACAAGCCGGCCCATGCCCCCCTGAACTTCAACGAAACCACGCCCACCGAGGTCTTCGGTTGCAATGTTTTCAGTGACAAGGTCATGCGCGATCGGCTGCCTAAGGCCGTTTACAAGTCTCTGAAAAAGACCATCAATCTCGGCGAAAAGCTTGATCCCAATGTTGCCGACGTCGTCGCCAACGCTATGAAAGATTGGGCCATTGAACAGGGTGCTACCCACTTTACCCATGTTTTCTATCCGTTGACCGGATTGACTGCAGAAAAGCACGATTCTTTCCTCGTTCCCGATGGAAAGGGCGGCGCTCTTGCCGAATTCAGCGGCAAGTTGCTCATTCAGGGTGAACCCGATGCCTCCAGCTTTCCTTCTGGTGGCCTGCGCACCACGTTTGAAGCCCGCGGTTACACCGCTTGGGATGTGACGAGCCCGGCTTTCATTCTGGAAAACCCCAATGGCACCTTCCTGTGCATCCCCACGGCGTTCGTCTCCTGGACGGGTGAAGCCCTGGACAAAAAGACCCCGCTGCTGCGTTCGTTGCAGTCGTTGAACACGCAGGCCAAACGCATCCTGAAACTGTTCGGTACGGAAACCAAACTGCCCGTGACCTGCTATGCCGGTCCGGAACAGGAATATTTCCTCATTGACCGCAACTTCATCTTTTCTCGCCCCGACCTGCTCATCGCTGGCCGTTCGCTGTTTGGCGCCCCTTCGGCCAAAGGTCAGGAATTTGATGACCAGTACTTCGGAGTAACGCCCCGCCGTGTTCTCGCCTTCATGATGGACGTTGAACGTGAACTCTACAAGCTGGGTGTTCCGGTCAAGACCCGCCACAACGAAGTTGCCCCGAGCCAGTTCGAAATTGCTCCGTTGTACGAAGCCGGCAACCTAGCCACCGACCACAACCAACTCCTTATGACCACGCTTCGTACCGTTGCCAAACGTTACGGCATGGTCTGCCTGCTGCACGAAAAACCGTTCGCTGGCATTAACGGTTCGGGCAAACACCTCAACTACTCCATCGGCAATGCCGATCTGGGTAGCCTGTTTGATCCGGGTGAATCTCCGCACGAAAATGCTCAGTTCCTCGTATTCTGCTCGGCCGTTATCCGCGCCGTCCATAAATACGGTGCTCTGCTTCGCGCCACCGTCGCTTCGGCTTCCAACGACCACCGCCTCGGTGCCAACGAAGCGCCCCCAGCCATCATGTCTATCTATCTCGGCGAACAGCTTGCTGATGTTTTCGAACAAATCAAAAGCGGCAAAGTCAGCGGCAGCAAAACCAAAGGCGTCATGAGTGTTGGTGTTGACACGTTGCCCCCGTTACCCATGGATCCGGGCGACCGTAACCGCACCAGCCCCTTTGCCTTCACCGGAAACCGCTTTGAATTTCGTGCTGTGGGATCTACGGCTTCTATCGCTGGACCGCAGGTTGCCATCAACACGATCCTGGCCGAATCCCTGGACTACATTGCCACGGAACTCGAAACTGCCACCGGTGGCGACAGCTCCAAGCTCAATGAAGCTGTTCAGGCAATTATCAAAAAAATCATGGACGAGCATGACGCCATTATCTTCAATGGCGACGGCTACTCCCAAGAATGGCATGCTGAAGCCGAAAAACGTGGTTTGCCCAACCTGCGCACCACGCCTGACGCACTGCCCGTTCTGACATCTTCTGAAGTGGTTGAACTGTTCGGCAAGTACAATGTCCTGTCCGGAGCTGAACTCGCTTCGCGCCAGGAAATCTACCTGGAACAGTACTCCATGGTCATCAAGACCGAAGCCAATCTGACTCTGCGTATGGCCAAGACCATTATTTTCCCGGCTGCCATGCGCTACCAGGGAGAACTGGCTCGCACCTGCCAGAACCTCAAGAACATTGGCCAGGACTTCAAGACCACTACTCTGGACGAAGTTACTGCCAAACTGCGCGACCTTCAGGACAAAGTTGCTGCGCTTGAAACCGTTATGGAACACAGTGCTGACGATGCCCTGGACGAAGCCAAACACCTGTGCGAAAAAGCACTGCCCGCCATGCTTGACGTACGTGCTGTTGCTGATTCCCTGGAAGCCATCGTGGCCGACGACCTCTGGTCTCTGCCCAGCTACCAGGAAATGCTCTTCATCCGCTAA